In bacterium, a single window of DNA contains:
- the csm2 gene encoding type III-A CRISPR-associated protein Csm2, with protein sequence MTNINKEIIEKIINGDFEILNKYAQEIGEKYAPQNPREKEEKLTTSQIRNILDDVQRMKEEDIKSQKHQILRPKLAYIAGRNNKSFALKELKEIIDYALQLVGDDYKKFENFRYFFEAIVGYHRFYSKVKD encoded by the coding sequence ATGACTAATATAAACAAAGAAATTATTGAGAAGATAATAAATGGAGATTTTGAGATATTAAATAAATATGCCCAGGAGATTGGTGAGAAATACGCGCCCCAAAATCCACGAGAGAAGGAAGAAAAATTAACTACTTCACAAATTAGAAATATACTGGATGATGTTCAAAGGATGAAAGAAGAAGATATAAAATCACAGAAGCATCAAATTTTAAGACCAAAATTGGCTTATATTGCGGGAAGAAATAATAAGTCATTTGCTTTGAAGGAATTAAAGGAAATAATTGATTATGCACTTCAACTGGTTGGAGATGATTATAAAAAATTTGAAAATTTCAGATATTTTTTTGAGGCAATTGTAGGTTATCATAGATTTTATAGTAAAGTAAAGGATTAA